A region from the uncultured Holophaga sp. genome encodes:
- the yihA gene encoding ribosome biogenesis GTP-binding protein YihA/YsxC, producing the protein MAQPLRDTRFVTSAADAKQLGSCHAEVAFVGRSNVGKSSLLNGLAQHTQLARVSKTPGRTRLINVFLTGPDRWIVDLPGYGFATGPAAEKAKWQAMIEGYLTGRSTLRMVYVLVDAEVGPTKLDLQMIDWLRHVELPCRIVATKCDKVKPSRQLAQRRDIAAALGLQAGDIAWVSSDKGTGMQELRLEVAEMLSLL; encoded by the coding sequence ATGGCCCAGCCCCTCCGGGACACCCGCTTCGTGACCTCTGCCGCCGACGCCAAGCAGCTCGGGAGCTGCCATGCCGAAGTGGCCTTTGTCGGACGGTCCAATGTCGGCAAGAGCAGCCTGCTGAATGGCCTGGCCCAGCACACCCAGCTGGCCCGGGTCTCCAAGACCCCCGGGCGCACCCGCCTGATCAACGTCTTCCTGACCGGACCCGACCGCTGGATCGTGGATCTGCCGGGATATGGCTTCGCCACAGGCCCCGCCGCCGAAAAGGCCAAGTGGCAGGCCATGATCGAGGGGTACCTCACCGGGCGCTCCACCCTGCGCATGGTCTACGTCCTGGTGGACGCCGAGGTGGGCCCCACCAAGCTGGACCTGCAGATGATCGACTGGCTCCGCCATGTGGAGCTCCCCTGCCGGATCGTCGCCACCAAGTGCGACAAGGTGAAGCCCTCCCGTCAGCTCGCCCAGCGCCGCGACATCGCCGCAGCCCTGGGCCTCCAGGCCGGGGACATCGCCTGGGTCTCCAGTGACAAGGGCACCGGCATGCAGGAGCTGCGTCTCGAGGTGGCGGAGATGCTCAGCCTGCTCTAG